One genomic region from Sciurus carolinensis chromosome 2, mSciCar1.2, whole genome shotgun sequence encodes:
- the Entpd6 gene encoding ectonucleoside triphosphate diphosphohydrolase 6 isoform X1 codes for MRKIPNHGTLRMTKVAYPLGLCLGLFIYVVYIKWHRASATQAFFTVAGAASGARWGQQARSSLGSATRGHEVFYGIMFDAGSTGTRVHVFQFAQPPGETPTLTHETFKALKPGLSAYADDVEKSAQGIQELLDVAKQEIPFDFWKVTPLVLKATAGLRLLPGEKAQKLLQKVKEVFKASPFLVGDDCVSIMNGTDEGVSAWITVNFLTGSLKTPGRSSVGMLDLGGGSTQITFLPQVEGTLQASPPGHLTALQMFNRTYKLYSHSYLGLGLMSARLAILGGVEGKPVKDGKELVSPCLSPGFKGEWEHAEITYRISGQKAGSLHELCASRVSEVLRNKVHRTKEVEHVDFYAFSYYYDLAASVGLIDAEKGGSLVVGDFEIAAKYVCRTLETQPHSSPFVCMDLTYITLLLQEFGFPRDKVLKLTRKIDNVETSWALGAIFHYIDSLNREKSPAL; via the exons atgagaaaaataccaaATCATGGGACCCTGCGGATGACGAAGGTGGCATACCCCCTGGGACTGTGCTTGGGCCTATTCATCTACGTCGTCTACATCAAGTGGCACCGCGCCTCTGCAACCCAGGCCTTTTTTACTGTCGCGGGGGCAGCCTCAGGGGCCCGGTGGGGACAGCAGGCCCGCAGCTCACTGGGATCAGCTACACGTGGTCATGAAGTCTTCTATGGGATCATGTTTGATGCCGGAAGCACTGGCACCCGCGTGCACGTCTTCCAGTTTGCTCAGCCTCCTGGAG AAACTCCCACCTTGACCCATGAAACCTTCAAAGCATTGAAGCCCGGTCTTTCTGCTTATGCTGACGACGTTGAAAAG AGTGCTCAGGGAATTCAAGAACTGCTGGATGTTGCTAAACAAGAGATTCCATTTGACTTCTGGAAGGTCACCCCTCTGGTCCTCAAGGCCACAGCTGGTTTGCGCCTGTTACCAGGAGAAAAGGCCCAGAAGTTATTACAAAAG GTGAAAGAGGTATTTAAGGCATCACCCTTCCTGGTAGGGGACGACTGTGTTTCCATCATGAACGGAACAGACGAAG GCGTATCAGCATGGATCACTGTCAACTTCCTAACAG GCAGTTTGAAAACCCCAGGAAGGAGCAGTGTGGGCATGCTGGACTTGGGCGGAGGATCCACTCAGATCACCTTCCTTCCACAAGTCGAG GGCACCCTTCAGGCCTCCCCACCTGGCCATCTGACAGCACTGCAGATGTTTAACAGGACCTATAAGCTCTATTCCCACAG CTACCTGGGACTGGGATTGATGTCAGCACGACTGGCGATCTTAGGCGGTGTGGAAGGAAAACCTG TTAAGGATGGAAAAGAGTTGGTCAGCCCCTGTCTATCTCCAGGTTTCAAAGGAGAATGGGAACATGCTGAAATAACATACAGGATTTCAGGACAGAAGGCAG GGAGCCTCCATGAATTGTGTGCCAGTCGAGTGTCAGAAGTTCTTCGAAATAAAGTGCACAGAACAAAAGAGGTGGAGCATGTGGACTTTTATGCTTTTTCCTACTATTATGACCTCGCAGCCAGTGTTGGTCTAATAG ATGCGGAGAAGGGAGGCAGCCTCGTGGTCGGGGACTTTGAGATAGCAGCCAAGTACG TATGTCGGACTCTAGAGACCCAGCCACACAGCAGCCCCTTCGTGTGCATGGATCTTACCTATATTACCTTGCTGCTCCAGGAGTTTGGCTTTCCCAGGGATAAAGTGCTGAAG CTGACTCGGAAAATCGACAATGTGGAGACCAGCTGGGCTCTAGGGGCCATTTTTCACTACATCGACTCCCTGAACAGAGAGAAGAGTCCAGCCTTGTAG
- the Entpd6 gene encoding ectonucleoside triphosphate diphosphohydrolase 6 isoform X2, with protein sequence MRKIPNHGTLRMTKVAYPLGLCLGLFIYVVYIKWHRASATQAFFTVAGAASGARWGQQARSSLGSATRGHEVFYGIMFDAGSTGTRVHVFQFAQPPGETPTLTHETFKALKPGLSAYADDVEKSAQGIQELLDVAKQEIPFDFWKVTPLVLKATAGLRLLPGEKAQKLLQKVKEVFKASPFLVGDDCVSIMNGTDEGVSAWITVNFLTGSLKTPGRSSVGMLDLGGGSTQITFLPQVEGTLQASPPGHLTALQMFNRTYKLYSHSYLGLGLMSARLAILGGVEGKPVKDGKELVSPCLSPGFKGEWEHAEITYRISGQKAGSLHELCASRVSEVLRNKVHRTKEVEHVDFYAFSYYYDLAASVGLIDAEKGGSLVVGDFEIAAKYADSENRQCGDQLGSRGHFSLHRLPEQREESSLVVAQPHSPLWPVFLAPISQTPPSWT encoded by the exons atgagaaaaataccaaATCATGGGACCCTGCGGATGACGAAGGTGGCATACCCCCTGGGACTGTGCTTGGGCCTATTCATCTACGTCGTCTACATCAAGTGGCACCGCGCCTCTGCAACCCAGGCCTTTTTTACTGTCGCGGGGGCAGCCTCAGGGGCCCGGTGGGGACAGCAGGCCCGCAGCTCACTGGGATCAGCTACACGTGGTCATGAAGTCTTCTATGGGATCATGTTTGATGCCGGAAGCACTGGCACCCGCGTGCACGTCTTCCAGTTTGCTCAGCCTCCTGGAG AAACTCCCACCTTGACCCATGAAACCTTCAAAGCATTGAAGCCCGGTCTTTCTGCTTATGCTGACGACGTTGAAAAG AGTGCTCAGGGAATTCAAGAACTGCTGGATGTTGCTAAACAAGAGATTCCATTTGACTTCTGGAAGGTCACCCCTCTGGTCCTCAAGGCCACAGCTGGTTTGCGCCTGTTACCAGGAGAAAAGGCCCAGAAGTTATTACAAAAG GTGAAAGAGGTATTTAAGGCATCACCCTTCCTGGTAGGGGACGACTGTGTTTCCATCATGAACGGAACAGACGAAG GCGTATCAGCATGGATCACTGTCAACTTCCTAACAG GCAGTTTGAAAACCCCAGGAAGGAGCAGTGTGGGCATGCTGGACTTGGGCGGAGGATCCACTCAGATCACCTTCCTTCCACAAGTCGAG GGCACCCTTCAGGCCTCCCCACCTGGCCATCTGACAGCACTGCAGATGTTTAACAGGACCTATAAGCTCTATTCCCACAG CTACCTGGGACTGGGATTGATGTCAGCACGACTGGCGATCTTAGGCGGTGTGGAAGGAAAACCTG TTAAGGATGGAAAAGAGTTGGTCAGCCCCTGTCTATCTCCAGGTTTCAAAGGAGAATGGGAACATGCTGAAATAACATACAGGATTTCAGGACAGAAGGCAG GGAGCCTCCATGAATTGTGTGCCAGTCGAGTGTCAGAAGTTCTTCGAAATAAAGTGCACAGAACAAAAGAGGTGGAGCATGTGGACTTTTATGCTTTTTCCTACTATTATGACCTCGCAGCCAGTGTTGGTCTAATAG ATGCGGAGAAGGGAGGCAGCCTCGTGGTCGGGGACTTTGAGATAGCAGCCAAGTACG CTGACTCGGAAAATCGACAATGTGGAGACCAGCTGGGCTCTAGGGGCCATTTTTCACTACATCGACTCCCTGAACAGAGAGAAGAGTCCAGCCTTGTAGTAGCACAGCCCCACTCCCCACTCTGGCCAGTATTCCTGGCTCCCATCTCACAGACCCCTCCATCCTGGACATGA